In a genomic window of Telopea speciosissima isolate NSW1024214 ecotype Mountain lineage chromosome 5, Tspe_v1, whole genome shotgun sequence:
- the LOC122661910 gene encoding very-long-chain enoyl-CoA reductase, with the protein MKVTVVSRSGREIIKGGLDLDASGTVSDLQNAIHRRTKKYYPSRQRLTLPLQPGSKERATVLDPRKVMLDYCDGNADKLTVVFKDLGPQVSYRTLFLCEYVGPLIIYPIFYFFPVYKYFGYKEERVIRPVQTYALYYWSIHYFKRMMETIFIHRFSHATSPLSNVFRNCTYYWTFGAYIAYYVNHPLYTPVSDLQMKIGFGFGLICQVANLYCHLLLKNLRNPDGSGGYQIPRGFLFNIVTCANYTTEIYQWLGFNVATQTVAGYLFLVVAASIMTDWALGKHRRLKKLFDGKEGRPKYPRRWVILPPFL; encoded by the exons ATGAAGGTGACTGTTGTTTCACGGAGCGGTAGAGAAATTATTAAGGGTGGGCTTGATCTGGATGCTTCG GGTACAGTTAGTGATCTACAAAATGCTATTCACCGTCGAA CTAAAAAATACTATCCTTCTAGACAGCGTCTCACCCTGCCTCTACAGCCTGGATCAAAAGAGAGGGCTACTGTTCTCGACCCCAGGAAAGTTATGCTAGATTATTGTGATGGAAATGCGGACAAATTGACTGTGGTGTTCAAAGACCTGGGCCCGCAGGTTTCCTACAGGACCCTTTTTCTCTGTGAGTACGTGGGGCCTCTGATCATTTATCCCattttctacttcttccctgTGTACAAGTACTTCGGCTACAAAGAAGAACGCGTTATCCGCCCTGTCCAGACTTATGCATTGTACTATTGGTCCATTCACTACTTTAAACGTATGATGGAGACAATCTTCATCCATCGGTTTAGCCATGCAACTTCACCCCTCTCCAATGTGTTCCGCAACTGTACTTACTATTGGACATTTGGCGCATACATAGCTTACTATGTGAACCACCCACTTTATACCCCCGTAAGTGACCTCCAGATGAAgattgggtttggttttgggttgatCTGTCAAGTTGCAAACCTCTATTGTCATCTCTTGTTAAAGAACCTGCGGAACCCTGATGGGAGTGGAGGGTACCAAATCCCAAGAGGCTTTCTGTTTAATATAGTGACCTGTGCAAATTACACCACAGAGATCTATCAATGGTTGGGCTTCAATGTAGCAACACAGACAGTTGCAGGCTATTTGTTCCTTGTTGTCGCTGCTTCTATCATGACTGACTGGGCCCTTGGAAAGCACCGTCGTTTGAAGAAG TTATTCGATGGAAAGGAGGGAAGGCCGAAGTATCCACGCCGTTGGGTAATATTGCCTCCGTTCCTGTGA